Proteins from one Gallus gallus isolate bGalGal1 chromosome 17, bGalGal1.mat.broiler.GRCg7b, whole genome shotgun sequence genomic window:
- the EGFL7 gene encoding epidermal growth factor-like protein 7 precursor, which translates to MHRISCLLSGLAFILSATSTDSFARVGRRTCAAEPRSRTAAHTESHVQPVYLPYLTTCQGHRLCSTYRTIYKVAYRQVYKQVPQPVASCCPGWSRTSSYELSCNTALCQVPCQNGGRCSFPGRCACPPGWMGPSCQTDADECAGRSHGCSQLCINTAGSFHCACRDGFSLAADNKACQPVVPGPEPGTFSQADPSSEVKEEMKDLKNRVEALEQKLQLVLAPFHNLMPSAPEDVGTDPISRLSHSLQQLDRIDSLSEQISFLEERLETCSCRNEL; encoded by the exons CCGCAGgacctgtgctgcagagccgCGGAGCCGCACAGCCGCCCACACCGAGTCCCACGTGCAGCCTGTGTACCTGCCCTACCTCACCACCTGCCAGGGCCACCGCCTGTGCAGCACCTACAG GACCATCTACAAGGTTGCCTACCGGCAGGTGTACAAACAGGTACCCCAGCCTGTGGCCTCGTGCTGTCCTGGCTGGAGCAGAACCAGCAGCTACGAGCTCAGCTGCAACACAG ctctgtgccaggtGCCGTGCCAGAATGGTGGCCGCTGCTCCTTCCCTGGAAGATGTGCCTGCCCTCCCGGCTGGATGGGGCCTTCCTGCCAGACAG ATGCGGATGAGTGTGCAGGCCGGAGCCACGGGTGCAGTCAGCTCTGCATCAATACAGCTGGGAGCTTCCACTGTGCCTGCCGGGATGGCTTTAGCCTCGCTGCTGATAACAAGGCATGCCAGCCCGTGGTGCCAGGCCCCGAGCCAGGAACCTTCAGCCAAGCAG ATCCCTCCAgtgaagtgaaggaagaaatgaaagaccTGAAGAACAGAGtggaagcactggagcag AAACTCCAGTTGGTGCTGGCTCCCTTCCACAACCTCATGCCATCTGCACCAGAGGACGTCGGCACAGACCCCATCAGCCGACTGTCCCACTCCCTCCAGCAACTGGACAGAATCGACTCCTTGAGTGAGCAGATCTCCTTCCTCGAGGAGCGGCTGGAGACTT GTTCCTGCAGGAATGAACTCTAG